The genomic region ATTCAACATATTTATTTGTCACTTCCCTATTTAGATGCAAGATCCTACACCAGGCACTATGGGAGACAGAGAAGTGAAGAACAAATAGTCCCTAGTGATTACAGTCTAGTTATATATTAAACTCTAAAGTATCCTAGGGGCTAGAGGGTTCTTAAGTTGCTGTAGAATCTCAcaaggtcccttttaactctaaaaaTTCTATGGTTTTAATTACCCAAAGAGGTAGTTTTTATCTGTCTTCTTCCCCTTAGCTGCCCTCTTCACTAAGGGCTGAAATCTGAGAGCTTGAAGAGATCCCAGACAATACAAAGCTTTCTAATGTGGCCAGCCTTGAAGGCTAAGGAAAATAATACACCAGGCCTCGAGCCTCCTTAGCTGGTTGCCGGATCTCCTGAAGGAAGAGGCCCCAGGCAGGAGCTAGGGCTTGTAAAAACCTTGCCAATGTCCTATCCACCCCACACAAGCTTTCAATGATGCATGGTGtctgacaaagaaaaaatagataaaatgaatGGGTAGATGTCTCTTGTTTCAATTAACTTCTCTCAATTATCTCACTATGGATCAACTAAATATTCCCAAAATACATTagaaatggttgttgaattaTCTGTCTCCCTAAATTTTCAGGAAAAACAGCATTgaccttatctccctctctttctttgcctAAGCATTACACCCTCCAACACTGGGCATCATTCTAGGTTGGGGCAGTTTCTTCCCTCACTTCCCTCAGCCCTCACCCTGCCCCTCTGGTTCTCCACAGGCCTGGAGACTTTTAGCCAGCTCATTTGGAGATCCGCTGAGGGTATGGTGAGTGCATGTCCAAGTGACTGAAGGAAGTTCACAATGTAATGCCTTGTTTCTATCATCTTTTTTCTGGCTATCAAGGGTGGTATGAAGCATTCCCAGCTAGATAGGATTTGGAAGGAAGGGCAAAGGTTGGGGTGTAGTTGGATGGTGACTGGAGGTCCTTGTTTGATAGAACAGGTTGCCTGAGATAACTAGAGTTTACCTGCCCCCAAGGCATAATGAGCCACATCaactaaaagaaaatagaataaaagcaTTCAAATAGGAATAGAAAACCAGAgggatgttttgcatgactgcacttGTATAACCCGtatcaaatcacttgccttctcggagtgagaaggagggagagaatttggaacttaaatttttttaaaaaatgtttaaaagttttgtttacatgtaattgaaaaaataaattttaaataaaatatttaaaaactagaGGGAAAAGCTAAAACTTAGTGCTCGACTTGTTTTCGTGTAGCCTTTGAGCATAGGATATGGCTTTTAGTGACGCCTCCGAGAAGACAGCGCACAGGGCCTAGGTTCTGGGGCTCTAGGATACATCCAAGGACAGCTTCACGTATTGCTAATTGTGAGagagtcagccaataaacatttattaagcttctactgtgtgccaggcactatactaagcactagagatagaaAGCAATACAGAGTAGACCAGCAAGGACCGTGGGAAGTCCAGGAAGATCAGGGATGTACTCTTGTCCAAAAGGGGTTTGTATTTGGCCACCACTGGCAAAGTTTCCTTAGCCCCCTGGGTGTCTTTTTAGGGTCTATTCATAGACTTTGGGAGTTGGGAATGAGTGTCATTGACATCCTCCATGTTTGTTCTGCTCAGTTCTCTGTCAAGTGGACAGAAATTGTAGACTTTCCCCGATTCCCTCACCGAGGCTTACTGCTGGACACATCTCGTCATTACCTGCCTCTGCAAGCCATCCTGGAGACACTGGTATGAATTATGTTTCTCCATATTGGGATCCCGAGGAGTTAGTGTGGCAGCCTTTGAAACCCTTTTCTGAAACATTTGATTTTATGATTCTTCACCAGTCCCAGAGAGGTGACCTACTTGGAAAActccagaggaaaggaaggacagaattcCACCTTTGGTGAATGTTAGGCTCAATGCTAGATCAGTGGGGAGAAGAAGTCAAAGTTGGCATTCCTTAATCAGTCAGAACTAACAATTAGAAGAATCTTCTTGACTGATTCTAGCCGTACTGTCCTGAGGTTCACCTGAAGGTCCTATTTGATCTCTCCAGGCCAATACTTCTGCCTCCTCCATAACTGTGCTTAAGTGGAACCCTGGGTGTTCTACCTCTATTCTTTGCCTACTGAGAAATATGAGGTCCTATCACAcctcacctggcaagataaagttGGCTTTTGATGTCGGCTATCCTCTCGGGTACAAGAGTATAAAGGTGGTAGTCCCTGGACTTTGCTTGACTTTTCATGAATCTGGAGGAAGCTGTTCTCTTTGCCCCACTTGGGCCAAACTGGCCCTTTCCAAGTCTCCTTTTTGTTGTGTTTACTTCATTGTTACAAAACCATAAAATCACATGCTTTGGCCATAAGACAGAGGGCCCTAGAAGCACACCTCAGCAAGAGGGGCAGGGAGTTGTGTCCAAATTAAAACAGAGCCAGGAGGGGAACTTGAAGTACTGGGACTGAGCAACAGGAAGCTGTTTTCTAATACTTCCCCACATCCTCAATGAGTAGAGAGGAGTTATCTTGGGGTGTTTGTGTGTCTGATTCTCACCATGGATGGGGGGAGTAAGTTTTATATGTGTTCTGCCCCCAGGATGTCATGGCATATAACAAATTCAACGTGTTCCACTGGCACATAGTCGATGACCCTTCTTTTCCATATGATAGTGTGACTTTCCCTGAGCTCAGCAGAAAGGTATGTTTTATCCTGGTCCCTCTGTACTTGTGGTTGGGTGGCACCAGGCTTCTTTGCAGGGCCCTGATAGTGGGAACAGGAACCTCATGTGGCCGCATGTGGCTCTGGGTAGTGGAAAGAGGCCTCCTCATTCAGTGTCTTTGGGTGACATTTCagctttctgatcctcagtttcgtCACTTATTAAATGGTATGtgaaaaacactttgaaaaagatCAGGGACTATAAGGATATGAgatattttaattgatttttgtcACTGATCGGTCGCTGTCCCCTCGTGTGCCATCTGGCACTCTTGGCTGAGAACAAAGCTTGGGGAAGACTCCATCAGCCTGTCCAACTTCTGCTGCTCAGGCAGTTATAGTGAGGAGGCGTAAGCCTATGTGCTGAGTGTTGGGAGTTCATTTCCCTCTAGTGAGAGCATAACAAGGAACTGTTTATGTCTTTCAGGGATCCTACAACCCTGTCACCCACATCTATACAATGGGGGATGTAAAGACAGTCATTGAATATGCCCGATTGCGAGGCATCAGAGTCCTAGCAGAGTTTGACACCCCCGGGCACACTTTGTCTTGGGGAAAAGGTAAGAATGGGGGGAGAAAGTCATGAGGAAGCCAGGTATCTTCTTTTCAATTCTTGCCCTTGGCAGCATGTTTGTAGTGTGTAACTCATAGGCAAAAACATGCCACActccagtttttcttcttttcctgatgATTTTTCCCATTTGGAAAATTGGAAGTGCAAAAGGATGTGGGTTAGGAAGAAATTTGAAATTTATTTGGTTTGGGCCAGTGAGTCTCCTGGTGTTGCTAGTAAAGCCCCCTTGGGTTTCCTCACTCAACTCAAGCTTTGGTCCCCTGCATAATTAAAGAAGCAAAGTCCCATGTGTCCTCAGAAGAGGAGTGATGGAGGAGAGACTGTACCCTAAAACTCTTTTCAAAGAGCTTAGTAGATGTGAACTTCTTGGGAaggaataaacattgattaagcacctactatgtgccaggcactaggtaAGCACTCTACAGACATCTTATTTGGAAGGCAGCAGCAAGTGATCTCAGTGCCCCATCAGTGTAAGTCCCAAATAGGTGGAGTGTTCTGATTTCCTCCTTAAGTTAGAAATAAGCTATTACCGTACAGCCCCAAATAGCTGATCAGAAGAGCTATTCTCGGGCTACAGCTGGTATCTCTGTGTATGACTGTATATGCATCTCTCCTGGCCTAGGTATTCCTGGATTGCTAACTCCTTGCTACTCAGGGACCACTCCTTCTGGCAGTTATGGCCCAGTGAATCCCATCCTCAACAGGACCTATGAGTTCATGGCTTCATTTTTCCAGGAGATCAGTTCAGTTTTCCCAGACTTTTACCTTCACCTTGGAGGAGATGAGGTTGATTTCAGCTGCTGGTATGAGCCTTCAGATCATCCCCATCCTCCTCTTGATTTAATAAGTCAGTCAGGAATAGTGGTATCTTGAGCTCTTGGGGGTGAGTGGGGGGTGGTATTCAGAGAGGGACTTGTGTTCTCCCCCTATACTGCTTGGGGACTGGGGATAGGAAAGGATAGGAGGGTTGAGATGTTGGAATTCCTTGACCACTCAGAACCAAGGTCTCTAATGCTGATAGAGCCCATACAGAAGGAAAGTAGGATTAATAACTTCAcagcttttcttctcttcctaccctTGCAGGCACCTTATTCTCCCTGTCTAGACTACATATTTAGCCTTACACCCCTCCCCAATCCAGTACACACATTTTGCTCTAGCTTCCTTTGTCTCTGTCACCCTCTCCCCTTCAAAAATCTTAGAGGCCAGACGGACCAAGTGGAATATCCAACTGAGCTTCTCCCCTGTTCCTAACTCTTTGTAAAAGAGCGGGGGCGGGGGAGATCTGTTATTATTCTAGTTGAGATAAAAAAGCTAACACTACCAAGTAATACAAGCCCTTATATGTTTAACAGCAGTGTTATCAGATATAAACTATTGGCTTTAAGAGAGCCAAGAGAGGAGGGAACTTGTTGTGCAAGCAGAGTCAGGGAAGGTTCTATGGAAGAGGTCTCATATGAAGCCTTGCAGGGGAAGTTGAATTTGGAtggtggtgggagggaggcaTTCCAGGCACAAGAAACCctgaaaaaagaagtaaaagaaggcATGTACATAGGGTATGCCGGGAACAACATAAGGTTTATTGAGAAGCAGTATCggatttggaatctgaagacctgggtttgaatctcagttcaGCTACGTAATACTCATagaactttgggcaagtcaccatctctctgagctttagtttcttcatctataaaagaggcAGTGGGACTAGACAGCTCTAACAGCATCTGCTCCTCCCTTGGGGAAGCCAGGGAAAGCTGGGAAAGTTGGCTGAAGCCATATTGTGGAAGACCTTAAATGCTGCGCTGGGAAAGGTCAGCTAAAGGCATTGGGCAAGACCATGGTATAGCTCTCCTACACTCTTCAGTCCAGGGCCATGGGCTGCTTTTTGGTTCACTTTCAGGCTGGGGAGAGAAGTAGCAGGAAACTAAGTGACCATTCCTCATCTCCCCAACATTCTGGGGTCCTAGAGATGCAAGAAGTAGGAGAAATGAGTTTTCTTTCTTGCAGGCAATCCAATCCAGATATCCAGGCCTTCATGAAGGAAAAGGGCTTTGAGAGCTATGAGAAACTGGAATCTTTCTACATTCAAAAGTAAGGATCAGGGTGTATTTACCTCTTATCTGAAGTTGGAGTATGGGAGCAGGGGAGGATAACCTGGGGCCCTCCTAAACCCCAGTCTTCACTTTCAAATCTCCTGTCTCCTATAAATTGTGTCTTCCAGGCTCCCTCTATCCTTCAGGCTTCACATGTGAAAGTGAAAAGCCTTGCCACCCTGACCACTCCCCCACCCACTAAAACAGTtctcccccacctctgcctctcacTATCTTCCCAAGCagttcccctcccttctccactcCCCAGCTCTTTATTGGCCAAATTTGTGATGGCCTAACCTGGAGCAAGGAGAGAAAGTTGTGTCATAGAGATTTTATAGGGGGTCCTCTTGCTCCATATGTCACAGGTGAAATCCCAAGTGTTCTCTACTGGGCATCACAGCCATCCCCAGAAGAATTCTGGCCCATTCTTCACTTGTTGCAGCATCAAGTTGGGTTTGttgatttctctcttcctcaggcTACTGAACATTGTGTCTTCCTATAAAAAGGGCTACTTAGTGTGGCAGGAGGTGTTTGACAATGGTGTGAAGGTAAGAgattgaggagaaagaaggaacagagggGTTTGCTGTCTTGATCCTGCAGGACCTTGGACAGGTGTCAGTGGGCCCATTTTTCCTCCATGCCCCTCGCTGCTATCACTCGGGGCCCCCCAGAGGCTCTGGAAAGAGGAGGTCTTTACCTCCACTCCAGCACCACCTCCACAGTGATGATTTTCCCCACATGCCCTGGGtttcatttttaatgagttaAAGAGAAGATCTAGAACCCCTTCCCATGGAGTCCTCCCACTTTCTCCTAGGATGTTTCCAGAGGTGAGATCCCATTTGACCAAAACCTTGAATTTCAGAGAGGGAGGAACAGTATTTCTGCCCTCTTTCCGCCTGTTCCCTGCCAGCTTGAAGGTCTTTCTGTCCTTGCAGAGCCTCTCAGAGCTGCTGAGATTCGCCTGTTGTGTCTGGGACTAAAGTTTCCTGTGTCTTCAGAGACAGAGCGATGTTGTGAATAGAACCCTGGACTTGGACTcgggcagacctgagttcaaatccagcctcagacacttgtggctgtgtgactctgggcaagtcacttaaccatgcagcttcagttttcttatcactaaaattgggatgataataatagcatctatgcCACAGGCTTCTCATGGATATCCAGTGAAATAACATGtctaaagcactgtataaatgtcagctactaccattactactaccaccaccaccaccaccaccactgctactactactgttgTTGTTATGCCATGTTCAGAATGAAGGGCTGGCCAAAATCTGCCCCCTCTGCCCCAGAGACATGGCTTCCTATCTCCAGAAGCATTCGGAGACACTTGGACGTTTGAGCTGCCCTGTGGTGGGGGTCTTCTCCCACCTGCCCCCTTGGCTTGTTCCCAGTACACCTCTGGGTGCAGTTGGCCTGGCTCTTTGGCACTTAGCTTTGCTTCTTtgacccccacctgccctccttTCCCTACCCATCCCCAACCAAGTTTGCATGTGGGGTTAGAAAAACCAACATCTTCTATATTCCTGCTTCCACCCTCCAACCCCAGGCCAGTATGCAAGGCCCCTCAGCACGGGTAGGATGAAGAGAGAGTCACAGTGATCCTAAGTCTGAGATTTGGAAAAGAGAGATCCCCTGGCCTACTTGCAGCCAGTGCTGAGATAGAAGGGATGTAGCCATAGGGCACCAGAGGCACTAACAGGATCCCTTCTTAGGATCCCGGTTTTGCAGTGCGAGGTAGAGGTAGGGATGGTAAGGACACCAAATGGTTTGGGTTCTTTTTGGAGGGTTTGTGTTTTGGCCTGTATGAGGCTGTGAGCTCTTGTGAAAATGACTAGGTTCTTTCCCTTAGCAGTAGGTGACATTAGCACCCTGCATGTCTTTTTTGTTTCTCATAACCAGCTGAGCCCAGACACAGTGGTGCATGTCTGGAGAGAAACGAAACCTTTGCCCTATACCATGGAGATGCAGAATATCACCAAGGCAGGGTA from Trichosurus vulpecula isolate mTriVul1 chromosome 8, mTriVul1.pri, whole genome shotgun sequence harbors:
- the HEXA gene encoding beta-hexosaminidase subunit alpha; its protein translation is MAQPGNIGTLLLLPLLAVVALGETTEELGAYVWPWPQNISVSPNRTFALQPSLFHFQYSASSAVQPGCSVLDQAFVRYLRIIFGPGPWLSPDRPGLKQTVKNSLEVFVAVPGCDQFPEMNSVENYTLTLNDDHFILKADTVWGALRGLETFSQLIWRSAEGMFSVKWTEIVDFPRFPHRGLLLDTSRHYLPLQAILETLDVMAYNKFNVFHWHIVDDPSFPYDSVTFPELSRKGSYNPVTHIYTMGDVKTVIEYARLRGIRVLAEFDTPGHTLSWGKGIPGLLTPCYSGTTPSGSYGPVNPILNRTYEFMASFFQEISSVFPDFYLHLGGDEVDFSCWQSNPDIQAFMKEKGFESYEKLESFYIQKLLNIVSSYKKGYLVWQEVFDNGVKLSPDTVVHVWRETKPLPYTMEMQNITKAGYRVLLSAPWYLNHISYGQDWQQAYQVEPLDFEGSPAQKSLVIGGEACMWGEYVDVTNLTPRLWPRAGAVAERLWSSQSVRDVDLAYERLAYFRCELLRRGVQAQPLYVGYCEHEYFQH